In one window of Rathayibacter caricis DSM 15933 DNA:
- the scpB gene encoding SMC-Scp complex subunit ScpB yields MTAETQEAALGTVAFEIDRAIEAILMVADEPQSLVALATALSRPIAVVRQSIERLVADFDGVDGGVRRGFELREVGSGWRIYVRREYDPVVSDFVLTQNPTKLSQAALETLAVIAYKQPISRGQVAQIRAVNVDSVARTLLGRGLIAEVGNDPETGAILYGTTEQLLVHLGLASLDELPKISPLLSDGRDGFDEHA; encoded by the coding sequence ATGACGGCTGAGACCCAGGAGGCGGCGCTCGGCACCGTGGCGTTCGAGATCGACCGGGCGATCGAGGCGATCCTGATGGTCGCCGACGAGCCGCAGTCGCTCGTCGCCCTCGCAACGGCGCTGTCCCGACCGATCGCGGTCGTGCGGCAGTCGATCGAGCGTCTCGTCGCCGACTTCGACGGCGTCGACGGCGGCGTCCGACGCGGCTTCGAGCTGCGCGAGGTCGGCTCGGGCTGGCGGATCTACGTCCGCCGCGAGTACGACCCCGTGGTGTCGGACTTCGTGCTGACCCAGAACCCGACGAAGCTCTCGCAGGCGGCGCTGGAGACCCTCGCCGTCATCGCCTACAAGCAGCCGATCTCGCGCGGACAGGTCGCGCAGATCCGCGCCGTCAACGTCGACTCGGTCGCCCGCACACTGCTGGGTCGCGGTCTGATCGCGGAGGTCGGCAACGACCCCGAGACCGGCGCGATCCTCTACGGCACGACGGAGCAGCTGCTCGTGCATCTCGGCCTCGCCTCGCTCGACGAGCTGCCGAAGATCTCCCCACTTCTGAGCGACGGACGGGACGGATTCGATGAGCACGCCTGA
- a CDS encoding segregation and condensation protein A, with product MARSPESVLVQEPVVEAAGGFRVALANFEGPFDLLLSLIAKQQVDITEIALSAVTDEFLSYLHGIDTLEGLDRASEFLVVAATLLDLKIAGLLPQGELVDAEDAALLEARDLLFARLLQYRAFKQVSSWFAERIEIETARHVRDVPLEEEYRARKPELVWTLSAEDFGALAAFALAPREIPTVGLDHLHAPLISIREQAAYVVAVLRERSTATFRELIATAEEKGVIVARFIAVLELYRHAAVAFEQPEPLGELTLQWVAPSWSDANLAHLGADYDG from the coding sequence GTGGCGCGGTCGCCTGAGTCGGTCCTCGTCCAGGAGCCGGTGGTCGAGGCCGCCGGCGGCTTCCGTGTCGCGCTGGCGAACTTCGAAGGACCCTTCGATCTGCTGCTGAGCCTCATCGCCAAGCAGCAGGTCGACATCACCGAGATCGCGCTGAGCGCGGTGACGGACGAGTTCCTGTCGTACCTGCACGGCATCGACACGCTCGAGGGGCTCGACCGCGCGTCGGAGTTCCTGGTCGTCGCCGCGACGCTCCTGGACCTCAAGATCGCCGGGCTGCTGCCGCAGGGCGAGCTCGTCGACGCCGAGGACGCCGCGCTGCTGGAGGCCCGCGACCTGCTGTTCGCGCGACTCCTGCAGTACCGCGCGTTCAAGCAGGTGTCGAGCTGGTTCGCCGAGCGGATCGAGATCGAGACGGCGCGCCACGTGCGCGACGTCCCGCTCGAGGAGGAGTACCGGGCGCGGAAGCCCGAGCTCGTCTGGACGCTGTCGGCGGAGGACTTCGGCGCGCTGGCCGCCTTCGCCCTCGCACCCCGGGAGATCCCGACGGTCGGCCTCGATCACCTGCACGCGCCGCTGATCAGCATCAGGGAGCAGGCCGCCTACGTCGTCGCGGTGCTGAGGGAGCGGTCGACCGCCACCTTCCGCGAGCTGATCGCGACCGCCGAGGAGAAGGGCGTGATCGTCGCCCGCTTCATCGCCGTCCTCGAGCTCTACCGGCACGCCGCAGTCGCCTTCGAGCAGCCGGAGCCGCTCGGCGAGCTGACCCTGCAGTGGGTCGCTCCGTCGTGGTCCGATGCGAACCTGGCGCACCTGGGAGCCGACTATGACGGCTGA
- a CDS encoding ParA family protein: MTGKTDDTTELTGLEAPTLGPTGRPLREFPLPVELTGHGPARIISLCNQKGGVGKTTTTINLGATLAEYGRRVLAIDFDPQGALSAGLGVATYDAITIYDLLLGTVKDPSEAIRSTRVPGLDVIPANIDLSAAEVHLVNEVAREQILARVLRKVSADYDVILIDCQPSLGLLTVNALTASHGVLIPLECEFFALRGVALLIETIDKVRDRLNPAIELDGILPTMYDSRTLHSREVLDRVVDAFGDSVLETVIGRTVKFPDASVSGVPITQFAPEHKAAAAYRQLARELISRGAVA, encoded by the coding sequence GTGACAGGCAAGACGGACGACACGACGGAGCTCACCGGCCTCGAGGCTCCGACGCTCGGCCCGACCGGCCGCCCCCTGCGCGAGTTCCCCCTCCCGGTCGAGCTGACGGGCCACGGACCGGCGCGCATCATCTCGCTCTGCAACCAGAAGGGCGGCGTCGGCAAGACGACGACCACCATCAACCTGGGCGCCACCCTCGCCGAGTACGGCCGCCGCGTGCTGGCCATCGACTTCGACCCGCAGGGTGCCCTGTCCGCGGGCCTCGGTGTCGCCACCTACGACGCGATCACCATCTACGACCTCCTGCTCGGCACGGTCAAGGACCCCTCCGAGGCGATCCGCTCGACCAGGGTCCCCGGACTCGACGTCATCCCGGCGAACATCGACCTGTCGGCCGCCGAGGTCCACCTCGTCAACGAGGTCGCTCGCGAGCAGATCCTGGCGCGCGTGCTCCGCAAGGTGAGCGCCGACTACGACGTGATCCTGATCGACTGCCAGCCCTCGCTCGGGCTGCTGACCGTGAACGCGCTGACCGCGAGCCACGGCGTGCTCATCCCGCTCGAGTGCGAGTTCTTCGCCCTGCGCGGTGTGGCGCTGCTGATCGAGACGATCGACAAGGTGCGCGATCGCCTCAACCCGGCGATCGAGCTCGACGGGATCCTGCCGACGATGTACGACTCGCGCACCCTGCACTCCCGCGAGGTGCTCGACCGCGTCGTGGACGCGTTCGGGGACAGCGTCCTCGAGACGGTGATCGGCCGCACGGTGAAGTTCCCCGACGCCAGCGTGTCGGGTGTGCCCATCACGCAGTTCGCGCCGGAGCACAAGGCCGCGGCGGCGTACCGCCAGCTCGCCAGGGAGCTGATCTCGCGTGGCGCGGTCGCCTGA
- the xerD gene encoding site-specific tyrosine recombinase XerD — translation MTPRASVEAFLRQASVERGLSAHTIAAYRRDLELYLSRLDELGIGDLAELRRSDVGDFASWLAARPGRPLAASSRARILSSVRGLHRFALEEGLVVDDVAHDVVPPKLPTTLPKAITVEQMSALLEASRGEELAQMRDRALLELLYATGARISEAVDLTVDDVLDADVVRLTGKGSKQRIVPLGRYAREAVDDYLVRARPELSRRGRATPALFLGVRGGRLSRQSAWLVIRAVAEKAGLDREISPHTFRHSFATHLLAGGADVRVVQELLGHASVATTQIYTLVTADTLRDVYTTAHPRARR, via the coding sequence ATGACCCCGCGGGCGAGCGTCGAGGCGTTCCTCCGGCAGGCGAGCGTCGAGCGCGGGCTGTCCGCGCACACGATCGCCGCCTACCGCCGCGACCTCGAGCTGTACCTGAGCCGCCTCGACGAGCTCGGCATCGGCGACCTGGCCGAGTTGCGCCGCTCGGACGTCGGCGACTTCGCCTCCTGGCTGGCCGCGCGGCCCGGGCGTCCGCTCGCCGCGTCCTCGCGCGCGCGCATCCTGTCGAGCGTGCGAGGTCTGCACCGCTTCGCGCTGGAGGAGGGACTCGTCGTCGACGACGTGGCGCACGACGTCGTGCCGCCGAAGCTCCCGACGACCCTGCCGAAGGCGATCACGGTGGAGCAGATGAGCGCGCTCCTCGAGGCGTCCCGCGGAGAGGAGCTGGCGCAGATGCGCGACCGGGCACTGCTGGAGCTGCTCTACGCGACCGGCGCGCGGATCTCGGAGGCGGTCGATCTCACCGTCGACGACGTCCTCGACGCGGACGTGGTGCGCTTGACCGGCAAGGGATCGAAGCAGCGGATCGTACCGCTCGGGCGCTACGCGCGGGAGGCGGTCGACGACTACCTCGTGCGGGCGCGGCCGGAGCTGTCGCGGCGCGGACGCGCGACTCCGGCGCTCTTCCTCGGCGTGCGCGGCGGACGGCTGTCGCGGCAGAGCGCCTGGCTCGTGATCCGGGCGGTCGCCGAGAAGGCGGGGCTGGACCGCGAGATCTCCCCGCACACCTTCCGGCACTCGTTCGCGACGCACCTGCTCGCGGGAGGAGCGGACGTCCGCGTGGTGCAGGAGCTGCTGGGGCACGCGTCCGTGGCCACGACGCAGATCTACACGCTGGTGACGGCGGACACGCTGCGGGACGTGTACACGACGGCGCATCCGCGGGCGCGGCGCTGA
- a CDS encoding NUDIX domain-containing protein, producing MSDSGLSDELVEPEILTSESVFDGMVWGVRAETFRYGDGELRREFLDHTGAVAVLALDDEDRVALIKQYRHPVRTREWEIPAGLLDIEGEDALVAAQRELAEETDLQAGRWDLLSEFATSPGGSDEVIRIFLARDLSSTGSVFDREAEEADMELRWVALDELVDAVLARRVQNPSLTIAALAAHAFRSRGWAGLGDASSPWTRHPRVRHPRG from the coding sequence ATGAGTGACTCCGGCCTCTCGGACGAGCTCGTCGAGCCCGAGATCCTGACGAGCGAGAGCGTCTTCGACGGCATGGTCTGGGGCGTCCGCGCCGAGACCTTCCGCTACGGCGACGGCGAGCTGCGCCGCGAGTTCCTCGACCACACGGGCGCCGTCGCGGTGCTCGCCCTGGACGACGAGGACCGCGTCGCACTGATCAAGCAGTACCGCCACCCCGTCCGCACCCGCGAGTGGGAGATCCCCGCCGGGCTCCTGGACATCGAGGGCGAGGACGCGCTCGTCGCCGCCCAGCGCGAGCTCGCCGAGGAGACCGACCTGCAGGCCGGCCGGTGGGACCTGCTCTCGGAGTTCGCCACCTCGCCCGGGGGCAGCGACGAGGTCATCCGCATCTTCCTCGCCCGCGATCTCTCGAGCACCGGCTCGGTGTTCGACCGGGAGGCGGAGGAGGCCGACATGGAGCTGCGCTGGGTCGCGCTCGACGAGCTCGTCGACGCCGTCCTCGCGCGCCGGGTGCAGAACCCGTCGCTCACGATCGCCGCGCTCGCGGCCCACGCCTTCCGCTCGCGCGGCTGGGCGGGCCTCGGCGACGCGTCGTCGCCGTGGACGCGGCACCCGAGGGTGCGGCACCCCCGGGGATGA
- a CDS encoding CTP synthase — protein sequence MVDISNAGPSDSSSDSSTAGHSAPSKVTKHIFVTGGVVSSLGKGLTAASLGNLLTARGLCVVMQKLDPYLNVDPGTMNPFQHGEVFVTDDGAETDLDIGHYERFLDINLNQAANVTTGQIYSRVIARERAGEYLGDTVQVIPHITDEIKRRMRLQAEDDPQPDVIITEIGGTVGDIESQPFIESARQVRHELGRRNVFFVHVSLVPFMGASGEQKTKPTQHSVAALRSIGIQPDALVLRSDRPVSESNKRKIALMCDVDEQAVVNAKDVASIYEIPGMLNEQGLDSYIIDQLGLDAGEVVWDGWSKLLEAVHEPKHEVTIGLVGKYIDLPDAYLSVTEALRAGGFAQQTKVAIRWIASDGLEDPEAASKALSELDGICVPGGFGIRGIEGKLGALRFARENGIPTLGLCLGLQCMVIEYARNEAGLEGASSSEFDPGTEFPVIATMAEQVEILASGDMGGTMRLGLYTAELAEGSIVSEVYGAPVAAERHRHRYEVNNAYRDRIAEAGLWFSGTSPDGRLVEYVELPRDKHPYYVGTQAHPELRSRPNDAHPLFRGLVTAALERQEASRLFPASEAGADE from the coding sequence GTGGTGGACATTTCGAACGCGGGCCCTTCAGACTCCTCTTCCGACTCCTCGACGGCCGGGCACTCCGCCCCCTCGAAGGTCACGAAGCACATCTTCGTCACGGGTGGCGTCGTCTCGTCGCTGGGCAAGGGCCTCACGGCCGCGAGCCTCGGCAACCTGCTGACCGCCCGCGGGCTGTGCGTCGTGATGCAGAAGCTCGACCCCTACCTGAACGTCGATCCGGGAACGATGAATCCGTTCCAGCACGGCGAGGTGTTCGTCACCGACGACGGCGCCGAGACCGATCTCGACATCGGGCACTACGAGCGCTTCCTCGACATCAACCTGAACCAGGCCGCGAACGTGACGACCGGGCAGATCTACTCGCGGGTCATCGCGCGCGAGCGGGCGGGGGAGTACCTCGGCGACACGGTGCAGGTCATCCCGCACATCACCGATGAGATCAAGCGCCGTATGCGGCTGCAGGCCGAGGACGACCCGCAGCCCGACGTGATCATCACCGAGATCGGCGGCACGGTCGGCGACATCGAGAGCCAGCCGTTCATCGAGTCGGCCCGTCAGGTGCGGCACGAGCTCGGGCGCCGGAACGTCTTCTTCGTGCACGTGTCCCTGGTGCCGTTCATGGGCGCCTCCGGCGAGCAGAAGACCAAGCCGACGCAGCACTCCGTCGCTGCGCTGCGCTCGATCGGCATCCAGCCCGACGCGCTCGTGCTGCGCAGCGACCGGCCCGTCTCGGAGTCGAACAAGCGCAAGATCGCGCTGATGTGCGACGTCGACGAGCAGGCCGTCGTGAACGCCAAGGACGTCGCCTCGATCTACGAGATCCCCGGCATGCTGAACGAGCAGGGGCTCGACTCCTACATCATCGACCAGCTCGGGCTCGACGCCGGAGAGGTCGTCTGGGACGGCTGGTCCAAGCTCCTCGAAGCGGTCCACGAGCCCAAGCACGAGGTCACCATCGGTCTGGTCGGGAAGTACATCGACCTGCCCGACGCGTACCTCTCGGTGACCGAGGCGCTGCGCGCCGGGGGCTTCGCCCAGCAGACCAAGGTGGCCATCCGCTGGATCGCCTCGGACGGACTCGAGGACCCGGAGGCGGCGTCGAAGGCGCTCTCGGAGCTCGACGGCATCTGCGTGCCCGGCGGGTTCGGCATCCGCGGCATCGAGGGCAAGCTCGGCGCTCTCCGCTTCGCTCGCGAGAACGGGATCCCGACGCTGGGACTCTGCCTCGGCCTGCAGTGCATGGTGATCGAGTACGCGCGGAACGAGGCGGGGCTCGAGGGGGCGTCGTCGTCGGAGTTCGACCCGGGAACCGAGTTCCCCGTCATCGCGACGATGGCGGAGCAGGTCGAGATCCTCGCGTCCGGAGACATGGGCGGCACGATGCGCCTGGGCCTCTACACCGCGGAGCTCGCCGAGGGCTCCATCGTCTCCGAGGTCTACGGAGCGCCCGTGGCGGCCGAGCGGCACCGCCACCGCTACGAGGTCAACAACGCGTACCGCGACCGGATCGCCGAGGCCGGCCTGTGGTTCTCGGGCACCTCGCCCGACGGCCGCCTCGTCGAGTACGTCGAGCTGCCGCGCGATAAGCACCCCTACTACGTCGGCACCCAGGCCCACCCCGAGCTGCGCTCGCGTCCGAATGACGCGCACCCGCTGTTCCGCGGACTGGTGACGGCGGCGCTGGAGCGCCAGGAGGCCTCGCGCCTCTTCCCGGCCTCGGAGGCCGGCGCCGATGAGTGA
- the recN gene encoding DNA repair protein RecN: MLEELQIRDLGVIAEATLPLGPGFTAVTGETGAGKTMVVTALGLVLGARSDASAVRSGRPQAWVSGRWIVPEDGAVAERVRDAGGDLDGPELLLARSVSAEGRGRAVVGGRGAPVSVLSELADQLVVVHGQSDQIRLRSAAAQRDALDRFGGAELAEALRDYGSAFERWRANREELDELTAAREARAREAERLRSALAEIEVIAPQRGEDVELAAQSERLGSIEQLRLAAGEAREAISSEELDGRDALGLLDLARRVLERAAEHDAVLQPTVQTLSEASVLLVDVAGSLSSYLAELDLDGAHDLELIENRRAELSLLARTYGPTLDDVLDLVDSSGLRLLELDGDDERIAALESDTSAHQDLVDRLATTLSALRTAAAAELGERVSDELSALAMGDARLHVRVTSTGDPTAHGRDTIEMLLEPHTGATPRPLGKGASGGELSRVMLAIEVVVAANDPVPTFVFDEVDAGVGGAAAIEIGRRLARLAETSQVIVVTHLAQVAAFANNHLRVEKGSDGSVTSSAVTQLDADERVSEMARLLSGLTDSANALAHARELLETSRRG, from the coding sequence ATGCTCGAAGAGCTGCAGATCCGCGACCTCGGCGTCATCGCCGAGGCGACCCTCCCGCTCGGCCCCGGCTTCACCGCCGTGACCGGAGAGACCGGCGCCGGCAAGACGATGGTGGTGACGGCGCTCGGGCTGGTGCTCGGTGCCCGGTCCGACGCGTCCGCCGTCCGCTCGGGCCGCCCGCAGGCGTGGGTGTCGGGCCGCTGGATCGTGCCGGAGGACGGAGCGGTGGCCGAGCGGGTCCGCGACGCCGGCGGCGACCTCGACGGCCCCGAGCTCCTGCTGGCCCGGTCGGTCTCGGCGGAGGGTCGCGGCCGCGCGGTCGTCGGCGGCAGGGGAGCGCCGGTCAGCGTGCTCTCGGAGCTCGCCGACCAGCTCGTCGTCGTTCACGGCCAGTCGGATCAGATCCGCCTGCGGTCGGCCGCAGCGCAGCGCGACGCTCTCGACCGCTTCGGCGGTGCCGAGCTCGCCGAGGCGCTGCGCGACTACGGGAGCGCGTTCGAGCGCTGGCGCGCGAACCGCGAGGAGCTCGACGAACTGACTGCGGCGCGTGAGGCGCGGGCGCGTGAGGCGGAACGACTCCGGAGCGCCCTGGCCGAGATCGAGGTGATCGCGCCGCAGCGCGGCGAGGACGTGGAGCTCGCGGCGCAGTCGGAGCGGCTCGGCAGCATCGAGCAGCTGCGGCTCGCGGCAGGCGAGGCGCGCGAGGCCATCTCGTCCGAGGAGCTCGACGGCCGGGACGCCCTCGGTCTGCTCGACCTCGCGCGTCGGGTCCTCGAGCGGGCGGCCGAGCACGACGCCGTGCTGCAGCCGACGGTCCAGACGCTGAGCGAGGCCTCCGTGCTGCTGGTCGACGTCGCGGGCAGCCTCTCCTCCTACCTCGCCGAGCTCGACCTCGACGGAGCGCACGACCTCGAGCTGATCGAGAACCGGCGGGCCGAGCTGTCGTTGCTCGCGCGCACCTACGGGCCCACGCTCGACGACGTCCTCGACCTCGTCGACTCCTCGGGTCTGCGGCTGCTCGAGCTCGACGGTGATGACGAGCGCATCGCCGCGCTCGAGTCGGACACGTCCGCCCACCAGGATCTGGTCGACCGTCTCGCGACGACGCTCAGCGCGCTGCGCACGGCCGCGGCGGCCGAGCTGGGGGAGCGGGTCAGCGACGAGCTGTCCGCCCTCGCCATGGGCGACGCCCGCCTCCACGTGCGCGTGACGAGCACCGGCGACCCGACCGCGCACGGCCGGGACACGATCGAGATGCTGCTCGAGCCGCACACGGGCGCGACGCCTCGGCCGCTGGGCAAGGGCGCCTCCGGTGGTGAGCTCTCGCGGGTGATGCTCGCGATCGAGGTCGTCGTCGCGGCCAACGACCCGGTGCCGACCTTCGTCTTCGACGAGGTGGACGCCGGGGTGGGCGGAGCCGCGGCCATCGAGATCGGACGTCGGCTCGCCCGGCTCGCCGAGACCTCCCAGGTCATCGTCGTGACGCACCTCGCGCAGGTCGCCGCGTTCGCGAACAACCACCTGCGGGTCGAGAAGGGCTCGGACGGCAGCGTCACCTCCAGTGCGGTCACCCAGCTCGACGCCGACGAGCGCGTGTCCGAGATGGCGCGACTGCTCTCGGGGCTGACCGACTCGGCCAACGCGCTGGCGCACGCGCGGGAGCTCCTCGAGACGAGCCGGCGCGGCTGA
- a CDS encoding NAD kinase yields MQSPPQERNILVVAHTGRTDSLEAAILVIQRLRGSGARPVLCGDDKGDIVAASPSLSDVAVLGTDVLLADVELVFVLGGDGTILRAAEIARTGTAPLLGVNLGHVGFLAESERDDLDDAVARALDGDYGVEERMTLQVRVKIDEQVVYETWALNEATVEKGSRERMLEVMVGVDGRPLSSFGCDGIVVSTPTGSTAYAFSGGGPVVWPTLEAMLLVPLSAHALFARPLVVGPGSSLAVEVKERTDGVGVLWADGRRTYELPPGARVVFRRSPYPVRLARLHDAPFTDRLVHKFGLPIRGWRGSTETE; encoded by the coding sequence ATGCAGTCCCCTCCGCAGGAGCGCAACATCCTCGTCGTCGCCCACACCGGCCGGACGGACTCCCTCGAGGCGGCGATCCTCGTGATCCAGCGGCTGCGCGGCTCCGGAGCCCGGCCCGTTCTGTGCGGTGATGACAAGGGCGACATCGTCGCTGCATCCCCGTCCCTGTCGGACGTGGCCGTCCTCGGCACCGACGTCCTGCTCGCCGACGTGGAGCTCGTCTTCGTCCTCGGCGGCGACGGGACGATCCTCCGCGCCGCTGAGATCGCGCGCACCGGGACGGCTCCACTGCTCGGCGTGAATCTCGGGCACGTCGGCTTCCTGGCCGAGAGCGAGCGCGACGATCTCGACGACGCCGTCGCCCGTGCGCTCGACGGTGATTACGGCGTCGAGGAGCGGATGACGCTTCAGGTGCGGGTGAAGATCGACGAGCAGGTCGTCTACGAGACCTGGGCGCTCAACGAGGCCACCGTCGAGAAGGGCAGCCGCGAGCGGATGCTCGAGGTGATGGTCGGTGTCGACGGTCGGCCGCTGTCGAGCTTCGGCTGCGACGGGATCGTGGTGTCGACTCCGACCGGCTCGACCGCGTACGCGTTCTCGGGAGGAGGCCCGGTCGTGTGGCCGACCCTCGAGGCGATGCTGCTCGTGCCGCTCAGCGCGCACGCCCTGTTCGCGCGTCCGCTGGTCGTCGGCCCCGGGTCGAGCCTCGCGGTCGAGGTGAAGGAGCGCACCGACGGTGTCGGCGTGCTCTGGGCCGACGGCCGGCGGACGTACGAGCTGCCCCCCGGCGCTCGCGTCGTGTTCCGGCGCTCGCCCTACCCCGTGCGACTGGCCCGCCTGCACGACGCCCCCTTCACCGACCGCCTGGTGCACAAGTTCGGCCTCCCCATCCGCGGATGGCGGGGGTCCACGGAGACGGAGTAG
- a CDS encoding TlyA family RNA methyltransferase: MSDPVSDAPAQDTRLDAALAARGIARSRTHAARLIADALVTVDGAPALKASLRVRPDQDVAVAGLDHYVSRAAHKLLGALESFPTVSIQGANALDVGASTGGFTQVLLERGAASVIALDVGHAQLAPRIRSDDRVHVVEGFNARDMTPASLASAARTTVVPDLVVSDVSFISLTMVLPAVAASVSPLADFVVLVKPQFEVGRTGVKEGIVRDPELRREALSDVLWAAWDLDLGVVGLASSPLPGSAGNHEYLAHLHRDRGTIPTEWRDAVTALTTG; encoded by the coding sequence ATGAGTGACCCCGTCTCGGACGCTCCTGCGCAGGACACGCGCCTCGATGCGGCACTCGCCGCGCGGGGGATCGCACGGTCGCGCACTCACGCCGCCCGTCTCATCGCGGATGCTCTCGTCACGGTCGACGGAGCCCCTGCGCTGAAAGCGTCCCTCCGGGTGCGGCCCGATCAGGACGTCGCGGTCGCCGGACTCGATCACTACGTGAGTCGGGCGGCGCACAAGCTGCTCGGCGCGCTGGAGAGCTTCCCCACCGTCTCCATACAGGGTGCGAACGCTCTCGATGTCGGAGCCTCGACGGGCGGATTCACCCAGGTGCTCCTCGAGCGCGGGGCCGCCTCGGTGATCGCGCTCGATGTCGGACATGCTCAACTCGCGCCGCGCATCCGCTCGGATGACCGTGTGCACGTCGTGGAGGGCTTCAACGCCCGGGACATGACGCCGGCCTCGCTTGCGTCAGCAGCTCGGACGACGGTCGTGCCCGATCTGGTGGTCTCGGACGTCTCCTTCATCTCGCTCACCATGGTGCTGCCCGCCGTCGCGGCGTCCGTCTCTCCGCTCGCCGATTTCGTCGTGCTGGTGAAGCCTCAGTTCGAGGTCGGTCGGACCGGTGTGAAGGAGGGCATCGTGCGTGATCCGGAGCTGCGCCGGGAAGCGCTGTCGGACGTGCTCTGGGCGGCCTGGGATCTCGACCTCGGAGTGGTCGGCCTCGCGTCCTCCCCATTACCCGGAAGCGCTGGGAATCACGAGTATCTGGCTCACCTCCACCGCGACCGCGGGACGATTCCGACAGAATGGAGGGACGCGGTCACCGCGCTCACCACCGGGTGA
- the tyrS gene encoding tyrosine--tRNA ligase, whose protein sequence is MIDQAPTGSASHPLLDPSFDNVWDEIVWRGSVHVSTDREALRELLAGDPITYYCGFDPTAPSLHLGNLVQLILMRRFQLAGHRPLGLVGGSTGLIGDPRPTAERTLNTRETVSEWVEKLQRQVSRFLSTDGDNALRLVNNLDWTAPLSAIDFLREIGKHFRVGTMIKKDAVSARLNSDAGISYTEFSYQILQGLDFLELHRQYGCVLQTGGSDQWGNLTSGTDLIHRTDGVSVHAIGTPLVMNSDGTKFGKSEGNAVWLDPELTSPFAFHQFWLNVDDSDVVDRLKVFTFLPRTEIERLAEATATAPFKREAQRALAWEVTSLVHGEDVTRAVEAAASALFGRGSLDGIDAGILRGALAAVRTIEADASTPVIQAVVEAGLATSLGEARRGIAQGGISVNNTVVTQDSTLLGDLPLIDGIAVLRRGKKSFAGAFVAPEA, encoded by the coding sequence GTGATCGATCAGGCACCCACCGGCTCCGCTTCGCATCCCCTGCTGGACCCGAGCTTCGACAACGTCTGGGACGAGATCGTCTGGCGCGGCTCGGTGCACGTCTCGACGGATCGGGAGGCGCTCCGGGAGCTGCTCGCCGGCGACCCGATCACCTACTACTGCGGTTTCGATCCCACAGCGCCGAGCCTGCACCTGGGCAACCTCGTGCAGCTGATCCTGATGAGGCGCTTCCAGCTCGCGGGGCACCGACCGCTCGGTCTCGTCGGCGGGTCCACGGGGCTGATCGGAGACCCCCGCCCGACGGCGGAGCGGACGCTCAACACCCGGGAGACCGTGTCCGAGTGGGTCGAGAAGCTCCAGCGGCAGGTGTCCCGGTTCCTCTCGACCGACGGGGACAACGCGCTACGCCTGGTCAACAACCTGGACTGGACGGCACCGCTCTCGGCCATCGACTTCCTGCGCGAGATCGGGAAGCACTTCCGGGTCGGCACGATGATCAAGAAGGACGCCGTCAGTGCGCGCCTCAACTCGGACGCCGGCATCAGCTACACCGAGTTCAGCTACCAGATCCTGCAGGGCCTGGACTTCCTCGAGCTCCACCGCCAGTACGGCTGCGTCCTGCAGACCGGCGGGAGCGACCAGTGGGGCAACCTGACGAGCGGCACCGATCTGATCCACCGCACCGACGGGGTCTCGGTGCACGCGATCGGCACTCCGCTGGTGATGAACTCCGACGGTACGAAGTTCGGGAAGAGCGAGGGGAACGCCGTCTGGCTCGATCCCGAGCTGACGAGCCCGTTCGCGTTCCACCAGTTCTGGCTCAACGTCGACGACAGCGACGTCGTCGACCGGCTCAAGGTGTTCACGTTCCTCCCCAGGACCGAGATCGAGCGCCTCGCCGAGGCGACCGCGACCGCCCCGTTCAAGCGGGAGGCGCAGCGCGCGCTCGCGTGGGAGGTCACGTCGCTCGTGCACGGCGAGGACGTCACGCGTGCGGTCGAGGCCGCCGCCTCCGCCCTGTTCGGTCGCGGCTCGCTCGACGGGATCGACGCCGGGATCCTCCGGGGCGCGCTCGCCGCCGTGCGCACCATCGAAGCGGACGCCTCCACGCCCGTGATCCAGGCGGTCGTCGAGGCGGGACTCGCGACGAGTCTCGGCGAGGCGCGTCGAGGCATCGCCCAGGGGGGCATCTCCGTGAACAACACCGTGGTGACCCAGGACTCCACCCTGCTGGGCGACCTCCCGCTGATCGACGGGATCGCCGTGCTGCGCCGCGGCAAGAAGAGCTTCGCCGGCGCGTTCGTCGCACCGGAAGCGTGA